The DNA window caaaaaccttATATAATTCAATAACAAAcaaaaccatcgaaagcatgatCTTGTAACCCACCACAAATATATACATAGTTGTCACACCAACAAAAAAAACcttattctattttaatttttatcatcaCAAAAGAAAAAGTACCTGAAATGGGAGGTGACGATCTTATAAATGTCTCCATTgttaaaaagaagaaaacaaagaatgTTTCTTTTAGGTCAATTTTCATGCATGCTGATATTCTAGATTGGTTCTTCATGGTATTTGGTTCTTTGGGGGCAATCAGTGACGGCATAATGGTACCTTTGGTGGTGTTTATCACAAGCAAAATCATGAACTCTATGGGTGGTTTTTCTGCCTCAGCAAGCAACAACTTTGTTCATAGCATCAATGAGGTTatcactctttctctctctaacttaACATAATTTAAGTGTATGAAATCATATTTAAAACTAGTAGCATATATGAAGTTTTTAtacattttattataataaagcCAAAAATAGAAgtcttgtttaaaaataaaataaaaataaaagaggatACAAACTCTTCCTCTACTTTCTCTACTCAAATATCAACTTTTAAATATTCAATTGATGATTGAGAGTATTTCTTAGTCGGTGGATTAGTTTAATTCAATTGTGGAGATTTTATTGAAGAGAAGTGAAGAAATGTTTTGCTTAACAAACATATACAAATCTTTCAATATGAgatgagaaaataaattattaatttacttctataaaatataatttaaaatataaaatctgaaactaaaatttaatataatgtaatatcatttaaaaataaattaaaaaaagaatttgatattaaattaaaaaataatagctcatttattaaaattaaaattttaaaatataaaaaatagtttaaaatattaaaattaaaattcttaaaataataaaaatataaagaaaagtttaaaattttgaaaattaaatatatttttttcttatactaattttgtcatttacataatatataattaaattatttatttattcatggtttttaagaaaataataaaattaattattttgtagTGTCAacacatttatttaattatacaaaaaatatttatttaagaaaatatctattattatggttttttaatttattaaattttaaaatattaaagagACATGATGCATCAACGTGATAGTGATGTCATCTTATGCATATTTCATGACAAAACTCCCAGTGACCCAAAACAACAAAGTTATGGAATATCTACAAACATAacatcatattcacatatcatactATGATgtttatcatttatttattttttatattcaacATTTTGACATTTTTAGTTGACATATATACTAAACACTAATAATCTCACCTCAAGTATAAATCACTCATATCACTAGACTTGTTTTACGCTAGAATTTCACATATATTCCCCGTCAAATTGAATTATGACTCTGATACTACCTATTAAAGAGTTATTGAGAGCACTTGAAAATTACAATGAATTAAACTTTCAAGATCCATGAAAGAACTTAAAATTACATCTCAACTCAAAATTTTAAGACATTAGAAATATGAATTTATAttgactatttttttatttaaggaTGAAGCCAAGCTTTTGTTAGCGggacaatatatacaaataatttatttagtttggattaaatattatatttgagTTTACccaatttttaaatcaaaatcttAAAACATTAGGCTTCTATTTGGCATGTCATTTTCATTTTCTAAActtatagtttatagtttataagttcatataataataaaagacttgtttgataacggtcttttcatcacgaacttataacttattttactagCATATAGTTTATTGTCcaaacgctattttaaatagagtttcagcttatagcttatcattttttcttctatttttacccttattattttaactaaaatccacttttactctctataatttattttaaaataaaataattatgtattaaatatcttttatgtcattttaattaatcagcTAGTTGAAccactaattttatcaaacactttaattagcttATCAGTTATAAACTATCAATCATTAGCTATCAATTATAAACTATCAACTATCAACTAACTTATCTGTAAACCGCTATCAACCATCTGATATTTAATCTAGAGTTAGAAAATCTAAAGATCTTCTATTGAAATTATTGAGAATTTTTGTATTAGATGAAATATGTCTTAAATATATCTTTATAAGTGGTTGGTAGTTCTTAACTAGCAAACTAATTTCGTAGAGTTTAGTTAAcccaaattcaaattttaaaatagtatTAGTGTTTATGTAAGATGTGTTTGCTTGTTGCAAGATGTGTTACAAGTGGTGCATGGTTCTCACCTTATAAACCAACTAGTAACAAATTCGTGCATACGCACGAGTTCTAGTCTGGTAGACACATTTGCTTACatagtatatttattttaaatagaaggttaaaaaacaaacaaaaaaattaattaataatagattttttcatatataaaaatatttaaatcaataattaatttttttcctgtatatcatttttggatcataaatacgatctttcgtatataaaaatatttagatcaataataaatttttttccgtatacaaatagtatttatgtttaggtatcatttgcaaaaatatttggatcaatagtaaatttttgtatataaaaatatttagatcaataatagattttttccgtataccatttttaatcaaaattttgtggatcataaataccaattttcatatataaaaatatttagatcaataataaatttttttcccaaATATTATGTTTaggttttatttacaaaaataactatatcaatagtaaattttcgtatataaaaatatttagatcaataaacgattttttcctgtataccatttttcgtatataaaaatatatggatcataataccatctttcgtatataaaaatatttagatcaataatagatttttttcccgtatacaaatattatttatgtttatgtatcatttacaaaaaatatatggatcaatagtaaattttcgtatataaaaatatttagatcaattatagTTTTTTTCCCGTGTATAAAAATAACACCGTTTATAAAAAGACATGgatcaaatatattttatctcGGTACACAAATATTATCTTTtgtaggtatcatttataaaaatatttagattaataatagaatttgactttgacccATAACAAACATTTAACACATAATTAGTCTAACATATATTTTAGAAACTAATTTACttgtgaattaaaaaaaaattattactgaTGCACCAAAagtgtttaattattttatacatgtaaaaagtaaattttgaatACAAAATACTCCCAAAATTATACAATTTAGTTGCAAAAGTACAATTTAGTTGCAAAAATACAATTTAGAATCAAAAGTATAATATAGTTGCAAAAAGTTAATTTTAAACACAAAATGCTCTCAAAATAATAAGGTGGCAGACTAAAACAAAAAGTTAAAATGGtgtttttcaaaatatctaattttcttatattatagattttataaaattgaattaaattccTCCCAATATTCTTTTGACTACCTTTTATCAAGGTACTCAAATTAGActctaaatttcaaattttaaacttGAAGGAGTATGTTGAGAATGAGAAGTCCTCATTATATAAAATATGGTTTAAATACATGTTTATAACTAGTGGTCCTCAATTTACATGACACGGTATATAGAATTGGAGTATCGATATTGATTTGTTGGAAAAAGAGAAGTGAGGAAATGCAGATGACATATTTGCGTGATAGGTTCAATGATGACAAAAATATATAAGCATGCGTTTGGATGAAATATTTTAATcaggtaatgtaatgttttaaaggaatttaaaatgatttgtataaaatttattgtttggataaaaaataaagaattattaaaatgatagaaatttatagaatattttatctaagttaaatttaattattttgaaatgacaacaaaaatcaaagaatttgaaattcctcttaTTCTCTgtagaatgtatttgttactattatttcttcaaattttacaaattagtcctcatattttcaaaaataaaaaaattgacctcaaaaatttttaaaaaattgcaaattggtccttcaaatttttaaaaattgtacaTTAGTCtctactttttaattttttaatttggtccaaaaaattttaatttttaaaaaagtgaccccaaaaatctaacaatgaattatcttaatactctatccaaacaaaataatttaaaaatgaataaatttcaattttttttttgatagaaaacaatctcattcattagatgaaaaagagagagtacaaacataaagaaataaaatgtgtTAGGGCATTTCCCATCAACACATTGACAACATCACTAATAATTAAGACTAACAAGCTATGGACATTACAAAGCTTTGAGAGAATAGAAACCAAAAGGAAGGTACCAAACCAAAACTTTAATCCAATCAACCAAGCAAAGTTCTTCAACAAGAGACATGTGAGTTTTGGAACTCCaatctttaaatctatccaaTTACGGATCATATCTTTAGCTTTGACACTAGCTTTATCACGCTCAAATCGATTATTCGGGTTCACAATATTGATTAATCTCACCACTTGTGAATGAAACAATTGTTGACTGAAAAGAGGAGTTTGATTTACCACATCCATAGTAAGATTCTTACTCCAAAACACATTTCCTCTGTCCAAGCttctttgaggcatttcatcaaatACCTTGAGCACAAACTTAAAACAACCTAAATCTAATAATAACACACCCaacaaaacaaaccaaacaagAAAAAATAGAACACACAACAAAACAAGTacaataaaataaactattacaTGAAAACACACACATAAAATCCGGGCTTCCTTATCTTCCGGCGAAGGCGGCTCCGGTGGGGGTCGTTTTCCATGTCGATACCACTCTAGGCCATTGGTTGGTGGAGGTGATTTTAGAGTTGAAAACAGTTGATGGTTGATGGTGAAGAGGAGGAGGAGCTTGATGGAGGTTGGAGGAAGAAGCATGTATGGATCTAACATGAGTGAGGGTTTCAAAGGAATGAAAAGAGAGGAGGGAAAACTTACAATGGGAGAGAAACCTCCATTGAAGAGGAGATGACCACCATAATGGTGGTGAATAACTTCCATGAAAGAGGAGGAACCCCTCTACAAGAGGGGAGGTGACACCCATCAAAAGAGGGGAACATAGAAAACCCTAAGTTTAGAGAGAAGGGAGAGCTTCTCTCTCTAAACATTTGTTTTCCACCATttcaatttaatcatttaaattattttgaattttaaaatttttaattatctcgtccaaacacactctaagagtTTTTTTAAGACTTTTCTTTCACATATAAGTTATTTGGTTTGACTTTATTAACTTTTGGATGCAGAATGCAGTTGCTGTGTTATATGTGGCTTGTGCCTCTTTTGTTGCTTGCTTCTTAGGTGAGTTTTCAATTTTGTAACTATTTTTAGTTTTAACTTCTCTTTTAACTTGTTTAGTATATACACAAGTATTGACATCATACCCTCTTTAGAGGGTTATTGTTGGACAAGAACAGGTGAGAGACAAGCTGCAAGAATGAGAGTTAGGTACATAAAAGCAGTTTTAAGACAAGAAGTAGCATACTTCGATTTGCATGTTACAAGTACATCAGAAGTCATCACTAGCGTGTCTACCGACACTCTAGTAATTCAAGATGTTCTGAGTGACAAggtatcaaaaataaaataaataagtcttGACAAAGTTATAAAAGTTTAAGATTTGTATTTAGTCAAGTAGTGACAAAACAAGTGTGAGCTGACGGGCACATCTGTTTTACTCGCTTTTTTTTGACAGACCAAGATTTTAACTTGTGAACACGGACATTAACAAAAAATTTGTAACTTTTAATCTTTAGGAGTACAAGACCCGCATGCCAGTCCCACCTAGCCTTTATTTTTACAGGATGGACTAAGACTTTTGGTCCACACATTTAACTATATTTGATCCGCCCTATTTTTTTTAGACTTTTGCAAAGCGAACAAGTACGATTGTCACCCTTTAGTGTATCACTTGGTATAGGATATttttaaaaagagttttttgaGGGTCTACTTCACATTTaagttctatgtttttttttctaaaaataatcaAAGCTCTATAATTGTGACATTAACAATTAGTTGATTTCTTCTAATCATGAAACCTATAGGTTCCAGATTTTTTGAAGAATATGTCTCGATTCATTGGGAGCTATATAGTGGCATTTATATCATTATGGAGATTGGCCATTGTTGGATTCCCTTTTGTAGTTCTACTTGTGGTTCCTGGTTTCATATATAAGAGGACTTTGATAGGGTTGGCTAGAAAAATCAGACAAGAGTATAACCAAGCTGGTACAATAGTAGAACAAACAATATCTTCTATCAGAACAGTTTATTCTTTTGTAGGAGAAACCAAAACCATAGCTGATTTCTCTGATGCCTTAGAAGGATCTGTGAAGTTGGGATTGAAACAAGGATTAGCTAAAGGCTTAGTCATTGGAATCAATGGTGTTAATTATGCTGTATGGTCTTTAATTGCATATTATGGTAGCATATTGGTCATGTATCATGGTTCTAAAGGGGGTGATGTATTTGCAGTTGGATCATTATTTACCGTTGGTGGAACGTAATTACCCTTATACCTTTtatcttttttcatttaatttttactatttaaaattttgggcttttttttttgtttattaatttatttttcttgtgtGACAGGGCTTTAGGATCTAGTTTAACAAATGTGAGATACTTCGCAGATGCAAGCGCTGCAGGAGAAAGAATAATGGAAGTAATAAAAAGAGTTCCAAAGATTGATTCAGAAAACACGGAAGGTGAAATTCTAGAGAAAGTGTTTGGGGAAGTTGAATTCAACCATGTTGATTTTGTGTATCCGTCAAGGCCAGAAAGTGTGATCTTAAATGATTTTTGCTTAAAGGTTCCATCAGGTAAAACAGTAGCATTAGTAGGAGGAAGTGGTTCAGGAAAATCAACTGTAATATCGCTTTTGCAAAGGTTTTATGATCCAATTGGTGGAGAGATTCTTTTTGATGGAGTTGCTATTCATAAGTTGCAACTCAAATGGTTTAGATCTCAAATGGGATTGGTGAGTCAAGAACCTGCTTTATTTGCAACAAGTATTAAGGAGAATATACTTTTTGGAAGAGAGGATGCTACATATGAAGATGTTGTTGATGCTGCTAAAGCTTCAAATGCTCATAATTTCATTTCAAAGTTGCCACAAGGATATGATACTCAGGTTAGTGCTAATTGCTTTTGTCATTATGCTATGAACCAAATATAAATAGAGGGAATAAATGCATTTAAGCCAAAACTATTAGGCCTATATAtaacataaatattattaatgttcAACTTTTGGTAAGTGCTACATTATACATATCATATTCAAGCAACTTAATCTAATCCAATAATGGTATTTACTACTATAGAATAAGCCAAAATGGTTATTGAACATTCTcacttaaaatctatttttaattacTTGAACAATAGTTTATATTCCTTATTCTTCATCGTGTGAAATCTGttataataatttcataaaataaaaaaacactagTATGGTGGTCCACGTACATGAAGCACCTTATCTTTCCCATTCAAATTGCATGAATCATACTCACATGAATCAAACTAATTCCACTAAATTAGAGAAGTAAGTGCCATTGAATAAAGTGATCAATGGCATGTTGCAGAAGTGCTGGAATCGGCTCTATATTACCTAAACACAAAAGTCCAATCATAAGAATCTAAACTCGAGATATACTTATGTTAGGCAAAGTAAAACTACTTGTAAATCACTATTTCTTTCAATAAATTCTTCTTACTTTTTGTGTCTTCCTTTATCTGTCCAAATATTGGAACACCCAGCTGAATCACATAACAAATCATTGCAGACACTTTATAGTTTCTAGATCCAAAACTTCAACCTTAACATAGTGGTTATACTTAAGATGTTAATTGTATGCTTACTAATACAGGTTGGGGAGAGCGGAATACAAATGTCAGGAGGACAAAAGCAGAGGATTGCCATCGCAAGAGCCATAATAAAAATGCCAAGAATTCTATTGCTAGATGAAGCAACAAGTGCACTCGATTCTGAATCCGAACGAGTCGTCCAACAAGCTCTAGACAAAGCCGTGGTTGGACGCACCACCATCATCATCGCTCACCGCTTATCCACCATCCAAAATGCAGACATCATTGCATTCGTTCAAAATGGTAAGATCGTGGAAACGGGATCTCACGAGAGCCTCATTCAAAATGACAATTCGCTTTACACTTCCCTCGTTCGTATCCAGCAAACCAAAAATGACCAAAACGAAGATACTCCATCTATCATTAATATAGATCACATGCAAAACACAAATAGTTATAGACTCGCAACACATTCTAGCTCTTTTGACTCAATGACACGTGGTGGTGGGGATATTGTTAACGATAAAAATGTTGTTGGAGATATCGTTAATGATGTTGAggtatttaataataatatcaataatgATAAGGAGagggagaagaaggagaaggTAAAGGTTCCTTCGTTTCGAAGGTTGTTGGCAATGAATTTTCCAGAGTGGAAGCAAGTGTGTTTGGGTTGTTTGAGCGCGATTTTCTTCGGTGCGGTTAATCCTTTGTATACATTTTCAACAGGGTCAGTTGCATCAGTTTATTTTCTGGAGGACCATGATGAGATCAAGAAACAAATTAGGATCTATGCATTTTGTTTTCTAGGGTTGGCTGTGTCTTCATTGGTTTTTAATGTGCTTCAACATTATAGCTTTGCTTACATGGGAGAGTACTTGACTAAAAGGGTTAGAGAAAGAATGCTTTCCAAGATACTCACTTTTGAAGTTGGTTGGTTTGATGAGGATCAAAATTCTACAGGTGCTGTTTGCTCCAGACTTGCCAAAGAAGCCAATGTGGTATGTTCTCctaaattatttgaaaaaaactatatattaagaagacaaacataaaataaaatgttttgaaTTTCTTTTCAAATTAATAATGCAGGTAAGATCGTTGGTGGGGGATAGATTGTCACTAACGATACAAACTATATCAGCAGTGGCAGTAACATTCACAATGGGCCTAATCATTACTTGGAGACTATCCATTGTTATGATAGCAGTTCAGCCAATTAGCATAATTTGTTTCTACATAAAGTGTGTCCTTCTAAATAACATGTCAAGCAAAGCCATTAAGGCCCAAGATGAAAGTAGCAAAATAGCTGTTGAAGCTGTTTCAAATCTAAGAACCATCACATCTTTTTCATCACAAAATAGAATCCTTAAAATGCTTGAAAAATCCCAACAAGGCCCGAGTCATGAAAATATTAGACAATCATGGTTTGCAGGTATTGGGCTTGCATGTTCACAAAGCCTCATCTTTTGCACTAGAGCCTTAAACTTTTGGTATGGAGGAAAACTTGTGTCGCAAGGATATAtaacaaaaaatgcattttttgagACTACTATGATTTGGATAAGCACTGGAAAAGTTATTGGTGATGCTGCTAGTAGCATGACTAATGATTTTGCTAAAGCTTCTAGTGCTGTTGGATCGGTTTTCGCAGTCCTTGATAGGTATACAAAAATTGAGCCAGATGATTTACAAGGTTACAAGGTTGAAAAACTAATCGGAAAAATTGAACTTCATGACGTTCATTTTGCATATCCAGCTAGGCCTAATTTGATGATCTTTCAAGGGTTCTCTATTAAAATTGACGCCGGAAAATCAACAGCTTTGGTCGGGGAAAGTGGTTCTGGAAAATCAACAATCA is part of the Vicia villosa cultivar HV-30 ecotype Madison, WI linkage group LG2, Vvil1.0, whole genome shotgun sequence genome and encodes:
- the LOC131652782 gene encoding ABC transporter B family member 15-like isoform X2 codes for the protein MGGDDLINVSIVKKKKTKNVSFRSIFMHADILDWFFMVFGSLGAISDGIMVPLVVFITSKIMNSMGGFSASASNNFVHSINENAVAVLYVACASFVACFLGDIDIIPSLEGYCWTRTGERQAARMRVRYIKAVLRQEVAYFDLHVTSTSEVITSVSTDTLVIQDVLSDKVPDFLKNMSRFIGSYIVAFISLWRLAIVGFPFVVLLVVPGFIYKRTLIGLARKIRQEYNQAGTIVEQTISSIRTVYSFVGETKTIADFSDALEGSVKLGLKQGLAKGLVIGINGVNYAVWSLIAYYGSILVMYHGSKGGDVFAVGSLFTVGGTALGSSLTNVRYFADASAAGERIMEVIKRVPKIDSENTEGEILEKVFGEVEFNHVDFVYPSRPESVILNDFCLKVPSGKTVALVGGSGSGKSTVISLLQRFYDPIGGEILFDGVAIHKLQLKWFRSQMGLVSQEPALFATSIKENILFGREDATYEDVVDAAKASNAHNFISKLPQGYDTQVGESGIQMSGGQKQRIAIARAIIKMPRILLLDEATSALDSESERVVQQALDKAVVGRTTIIIAHRLSTIQNADIIAFVQNGKIVETGSHESLIQNDNSLYTSLVRIQQTKNDQNEDTPSIINIDHMQNTNSYRLATHSSSFDSMTRGGGDIVNDKNVVGDIVNDVEVFNNNINNDKEREKKEKVKVPSFRRLLAMNFPEWKQVCLGCLSAIFFGAVNPLYTFSTGSVASVYFLEDHDEIKKQIRIYAFCFLGLAVSSLVFNVLQHYSFAYMGEYLTKRVRERMLSKILTFEVGWFDEDQNSTGAVCSRLAKEANVVRSLVGDRLSLTIQTISAVAVTFTMGLIITWRLSIVMIAVQPISIICFYIKCVLLNNMSSKAIKAQDESSKIAVEAVSNLRTITSFSSQNRILKMLEKSQQGPSHENIRQSWFAGIGLACSQSLIFCTRALNFWYGGKLVSQGYITKNAFFETTMIWISTGKVIGDAASSMTNDFAKASSAVGSVFAVLDRYTKIEPDDLQGYKVEKLIGKIELHDVHFAYPARPNLMIFQGFSIKIDAGKSTALVGESGSGKSTIIGLIERFYDPFKGMVTIDGRDIKSYNLRSLRKHIALVNQEPTLFGGTIRDNIAYGAYDDKVDESEIIEAAKAAKAHDFISSLKDGYETWCGDKGVQLSGGQKQRIAIARAILKNPEVLLLDEATSALDSQSEKLVQDALERVMVGRTSVVVAHRLSTIQNCDLIAVLDKGSVVEKGTHSSLLAKGPSGAYYSLVSLQRRPTNTIVHSSHEIN
- the LOC131652782 gene encoding ABC transporter B family member 15-like isoform X1; its protein translation is MGGDDLINVSIVKKKKTKNVSFRSIFMHADILDWFFMVFGSLGAISDGIMVPLVVFITSKIMNSMGGFSASASNNFVHSINENAVAVLYVACASFVACFLEGYCWTRTGERQAARMRVRYIKAVLRQEVAYFDLHVTSTSEVITSVSTDTLVIQDVLSDKVPDFLKNMSRFIGSYIVAFISLWRLAIVGFPFVVLLVVPGFIYKRTLIGLARKIRQEYNQAGTIVEQTISSIRTVYSFVGETKTIADFSDALEGSVKLGLKQGLAKGLVIGINGVNYAVWSLIAYYGSILVMYHGSKGGDVFAVGSLFTVGGTALGSSLTNVRYFADASAAGERIMEVIKRVPKIDSENTEGEILEKVFGEVEFNHVDFVYPSRPESVILNDFCLKVPSGKTVALVGGSGSGKSTVISLLQRFYDPIGGEILFDGVAIHKLQLKWFRSQMGLVSQEPALFATSIKENILFGREDATYEDVVDAAKASNAHNFISKLPQGYDTQVGESGIQMSGGQKQRIAIARAIIKMPRILLLDEATSALDSESERVVQQALDKAVVGRTTIIIAHRLSTIQNADIIAFVQNGKIVETGSHESLIQNDNSLYTSLVRIQQTKNDQNEDTPSIINIDHMQNTNSYRLATHSSSFDSMTRGGGDIVNDKNVVGDIVNDVEVFNNNINNDKEREKKEKVKVPSFRRLLAMNFPEWKQVCLGCLSAIFFGAVNPLYTFSTGSVASVYFLEDHDEIKKQIRIYAFCFLGLAVSSLVFNVLQHYSFAYMGEYLTKRVRERMLSKILTFEVGWFDEDQNSTGAVCSRLAKEANVVRSLVGDRLSLTIQTISAVAVTFTMGLIITWRLSIVMIAVQPISIICFYIKCVLLNNMSSKAIKAQDESSKIAVEAVSNLRTITSFSSQNRILKMLEKSQQGPSHENIRQSWFAGIGLACSQSLIFCTRALNFWYGGKLVSQGYITKNAFFETTMIWISTGKVIGDAASSMTNDFAKASSAVGSVFAVLDRYTKIEPDDLQGYKVEKLIGKIELHDVHFAYPARPNLMIFQGFSIKIDAGKSTALVGESGSGKSTIIGLIERFYDPFKGMVTIDGRDIKSYNLRSLRKHIALVNQEPTLFGGTIRDNIAYGAYDDKVDESEIIEAAKAAKAHDFISSLKDGYETWCGDKGVQLSGGQKQRIAIARAILKNPEVLLLDEATSALDSQSEKLVQDALERVMVGRTSVVVAHRLSTIQNCDLIAVLDKGSVVEKGTHSSLLAKGPSGAYYSLVSLQRRPTNTIVHSSHEIN